One segment of Cohaesibacter intestini DNA contains the following:
- a CDS encoding sodium-dependent transporter, protein MSVKREHWGSRLGFIMAAAGSAVGLGNIWKFPYMAGENGGAAFIFIYLGLVFTIGLSLMLAEIVIGRHTQADAITAFRKMGKGGWSIIGIIGIVTAFVIFSFYSVVAGWTIAYVLKSATGAFNGMDAAAIGDSFGAFVSSPVEPIIYHGIFATLTVIVVLGGVSGGIERASKILMPLLFIILIGLAARSITLPNASKGIEFFLSPDFSKITASTVMAALGQAFFSLSLGMGVMLTYGSYLGRDAKLGKSAFQIAFLDTFVAILAGLAILPAVFAFNMDPAAGPGLTFVTLPAVFQSMPGGSFFAIVFFVLLTIAALTSSISLLEPIVSFFSTKGFTRTQVTIGSGFLAFLMGIPSSLSLGVWSDIHLIKGQGFLDSASWLTDKLLLPIGGLLICLFVGWVMAPSALREVSGEGEPSGLAKAWIFILRFVAPLAITLILLTGLEVISF, encoded by the coding sequence ATGAGTGTAAAACGCGAACACTGGGGCTCCCGTCTCGGTTTCATCATGGCCGCCGCCGGGTCTGCGGTTGGCCTTGGTAACATCTGGAAATTCCCATACATGGCTGGTGAGAATGGTGGTGCTGCCTTCATTTTCATTTATCTCGGCCTTGTCTTCACCATCGGCCTGTCCCTGATGCTGGCTGAAATCGTGATTGGTCGCCATACTCAGGCTGACGCCATCACTGCCTTCCGGAAAATGGGCAAGGGCGGATGGTCGATCATCGGTATCATCGGTATCGTCACGGCCTTCGTGATCTTTTCCTTCTACAGCGTTGTCGCTGGCTGGACGATCGCCTATGTTCTGAAATCCGCCACCGGTGCCTTCAATGGCATGGATGCGGCTGCGATCGGCGACTCATTTGGGGCCTTTGTCAGCTCCCCAGTCGAGCCGATCATCTATCATGGTATCTTTGCAACTCTCACTGTCATCGTCGTGCTCGGCGGTGTGTCCGGTGGTATCGAGCGCGCCAGCAAAATCCTGATGCCGCTGCTCTTCATCATCCTGATCGGTCTGGCTGCTCGCTCCATCACCCTGCCAAATGCCAGCAAAGGCATCGAGTTCTTCCTGTCGCCGGACTTCTCCAAGATCACAGCAAGCACCGTCATGGCAGCGCTGGGTCAGGCTTTCTTCTCCCTGTCTCTGGGTATGGGCGTGATGCTGACCTACGGGTCCTATCTTGGCCGTGATGCCAAACTGGGCAAGTCCGCGTTCCAGATTGCTTTCCTTGACACCTTTGTGGCGATCCTTGCCGGTCTGGCCATCTTGCCAGCCGTGTTCGCCTTCAACATGGATCCTGCTGCCGGTCCGGGTCTGACCTTCGTCACCCTGCCTGCCGTCTTCCAGTCCATGCCTGGTGGCTCATTCTTCGCAATTGTCTTCTTCGTTCTGTTGACCATTGCTGCGCTGACCTCGTCGATCTCGCTGCTGGAGCCAATCGTCTCCTTCTTCTCGACCAAAGGCTTTACCCGCACCCAGGTCACCATCGGCTCCGGCTTTCTGGCCTTCCTGATGGGGATTCCCTCCTCGCTGTCTCTTGGCGTCTGGAGCGATATTCACCTCATCAAGGGTCAGGGCTTCCTTGATTCTGCAAGCTGGCTGACAGACAAGCTGCTGCTGCCGATCGGCGGACTGCTGATCTGTCTGTTTGTTGGCTGGGTCATGGCCCCAAGCGCCCTGCGCGAAGTGTCTGGCGAAGGTGAGCCAAGTGGTCTGGCCAAGGCCTGGATCTTCATCCTGCGCTTTGTCGCCCCATTGGCCATCACGCTGATCCTGCTGACCGGTCTGGAAGTCATCAGCTTCTAA
- a CDS encoding TRAP transporter fused permease subunit: protein MVLLAILLVVFHLGLIFSGLVPNLFSRPIHMALALPWILILGVGAKTGVVTRVTGWILALVGIGACLYIALNESALADQYGSLEGDLQIWIAAALLIVVLETARRAIGWPLPIVATLALLYGLFGQHIPGEFGHSGTPLTSFLGTLTVAEGGLWGSLTGVSVSVVAIFVIFGAVLNAGEAGQGFMNVAAAAAGRLKGGGAKVSVISSALFGSISGSASANVASTGAITLPAMTRLGYPKRLAAAVEAVASSGGQIMPPLMGAGAFVMVELTSTPYTDIIVAAFLPALLYFFAVWIGINAYATKFNLSGIAQDDRPELRDVIITSCFFLVPFVVLLWGMFVVSYTPQYAASLAILAGALMLLINRHLSFDFKQVLLRLEQALCTAARQVSMIASIILCASIVIGVLSITGLGVKITSLILSGSGGLLWPSLLLTALACLVLGMEVPTTAAYVICVSVAGPALIQSGLEPLQAHLFVFWFALISTITPPVCGAVFIAAGMIGEDWLKVAITAMALGIGLYIIPLGMIANPELIRLGSEPVLAIVSALQVGLGLAMLSFGLISAYRLPIRLVLMMAGLCVIFVRVAGSLF from the coding sequence ATGGTCCTCCTCGCCATCCTGCTGGTTGTCTTTCATCTCGGACTGATCTTTTCCGGCTTGGTGCCCAATCTCTTTTCCCGGCCGATCCATATGGCTCTGGCTTTGCCCTGGATTCTGATCCTCGGGGTGGGGGCCAAGACCGGTGTCGTGACACGGGTCACCGGCTGGATTCTGGCTTTGGTTGGCATCGGTGCCTGCCTTTATATCGCGCTCAATGAGTCCGCATTGGCCGATCAATATGGCTCGCTTGAGGGCGATTTGCAGATCTGGATCGCCGCCGCTCTACTGATCGTGGTGCTGGAAACTGCCCGCCGTGCCATCGGCTGGCCGTTGCCGATCGTAGCAACGCTGGCGTTGCTTTATGGCCTGTTCGGCCAGCATATACCGGGCGAGTTTGGCCATTCCGGAACCCCTCTGACCTCCTTCCTTGGCACCCTGACAGTGGCTGAGGGTGGCCTGTGGGGCAGCCTGACGGGGGTGTCCGTCTCTGTTGTGGCGATCTTTGTCATCTTCGGTGCTGTGCTCAATGCGGGCGAAGCCGGGCAGGGCTTCATGAATGTCGCTGCGGCGGCTGCCGGGCGCTTGAAGGGCGGCGGAGCCAAGGTCTCTGTGATCTCTTCGGCTCTGTTCGGCTCGATCTCCGGCTCGGCCAGTGCCAATGTCGCCTCCACCGGGGCCATTACCCTGCCTGCCATGACCCGCCTTGGCTATCCCAAGCGACTGGCTGCCGCTGTGGAAGCCGTGGCCTCCTCCGGTGGTCAGATTATGCCGCCGCTCATGGGTGCCGGGGCCTTTGTCATGGTCGAGTTGACCTCGACCCCTTATACCGACATCATCGTCGCCGCCTTTTTGCCTGCCTTGCTGTATTTCTTCGCGGTCTGGATCGGCATCAATGCCTATGCCACAAAATTCAACTTGTCAGGCATCGCGCAGGATGACCGGCCGGAACTGCGTGACGTGATCATCACTTCCTGCTTCTTTCTTGTGCCTTTCGTCGTCTTGCTCTGGGGCATGTTTGTCGTCAGCTACACACCGCAATATGCGGCCAGTCTGGCCATTCTGGCGGGGGCCTTGATGCTGCTGATCAATCGGCACCTGTCTTTCGATTTCAAACAGGTGTTGCTACGCCTTGAACAGGCGCTCTGTACCGCTGCCCGCCAGGTCTCAATGATCGCCTCGATCATCCTGTGTGCCTCGATTGTCATTGGCGTTCTGTCCATCACCGGCCTTGGCGTCAAGATCACCTCGCTGATCCTGTCAGGCTCCGGCGGCCTGCTCTGGCCATCCTTGTTGTTGACCGCTCTGGCCTGTCTGGTGCTGGGGATGGAGGTGCCCACCACCGCTGCCTATGTTATTTGCGTGTCGGTGGCAGGTCCAGCATTGATCCAGTCTGGTCTGGAGCCTTTGCAGGCCCATTTGTTTGTCTTCTGGTTTGCGCTCATCTCCACCATCACCCCGCCGGTCTGTGGTGCGGTCTTCATCGCCGCAGGCATGATCGGCGAGGACTGGCTGAAGGTCGCCATAACCGCGATGGCGCTGGGCATCGGGCTCTATATTATTCCGCTCGGCATGATTGCCAATCCCGAATTGATCCGGCTGGGCAGCGAGCCTGTGCTGGCGATTGTGAGTGCCCTGCAGGTTGGTTTGGGGCTCGCAATGCTCTCCTTTGGGCTGATTTCGGCCTATCGCCTGCCCATTCGTCTAGTGCTGATGATGGCAGGGCTCTGTGTCATTTTTGTACGGGTGGCCGGTTCCTTGTTCTGA
- a CDS encoding TAXI family TRAP transporter solute-binding subunit — MLKFGATMLAGAALLMSSAMAQAETRVTYKSAKSTSSYYQMGVQIAEAMKEGTSGDIIVTLEESQGSVQNVMEVKGRGADYVFTTPPVMVSLAQGGKAMFKGKEHPKFADIRGLFPIPSLTMHFVMSEASGAASFADMEGKTILLGKGSFGAREGAKYLKLFGLEDKVKLAEVELSNAVAALKNGQIDGFVTSGSWPAPNVVEAAASTGVTILSLSDEQIAKTKRTSLTIPAGTYAGQDADITTTSLPVAAYTTAAMDEDTAYALTKTFWEQKAKMGAAAAWWNGVNKGLMANITTKLHPGAIKYYKEAGFTLTDKQM; from the coding sequence ATGCTGAAATTTGGAGCCACAATGCTGGCCGGTGCAGCTCTTTTGATGAGCAGCGCAATGGCTCAGGCCGAAACGCGTGTAACCTACAAATCCGCGAAATCCACTTCGTCCTATTACCAGATGGGCGTGCAGATTGCCGAAGCCATGAAAGAAGGCACCAGCGGTGACATCATCGTAACCCTGGAAGAAAGCCAGGGGTCGGTGCAGAATGTCATGGAAGTCAAGGGACGTGGCGCTGACTATGTCTTCACCACGCCGCCTGTAATGGTTTCGCTGGCTCAGGGTGGCAAGGCCATGTTCAAGGGCAAGGAGCATCCCAAATTTGCCGATATCCGCGGCTTGTTCCCGATTCCCAGCCTGACCATGCATTTCGTCATGAGCGAAGCCAGCGGTGCGGCCTCCTTTGCTGACATGGAAGGCAAGACCATTCTGCTCGGCAAAGGCTCATTCGGGGCGCGTGAAGGGGCAAAATATCTCAAGCTGTTTGGCCTTGAAGACAAGGTAAAGCTGGCTGAGGTTGAATTGTCCAATGCCGTGGCTGCGCTTAAAAACGGTCAGATTGATGGCTTCGTCACCTCTGGCTCTTGGCCCGCTCCCAATGTGGTCGAAGCGGCTGCCTCAACGGGTGTCACGATCCTGTCCCTGTCTGATGAACAGATCGCCAAGACCAAGCGCACCAGCCTAACCATTCCGGCAGGCACCTATGCCGGTCAGGATGCGGACATCACCACCACTTCTTTGCCTGTGGCTGCCTACACCACGGCCGCAATGGATGAAGACACCGCCTATGCGCTCACCAAGACCTTCTGGGAGCAAAAAGCCAAAATGGGTGCCGCCGCTGCATGGTGGAATGGTGTCAATAAAGGTCTGATGGCCAACATCACCACCAAGCTGCATCCCGGTGCGATCAAATATTACAAGGAAGCCGGCTTCACCCTGACCGACAAGCAGATGTAA
- a CDS encoding MFS transporter — protein sequence MSETVMQPAGYSGWRTPRRAVVAMFFLNGSLYGIWASRVPAIAEMHQLSESLLGILLLSMAAGAIVSFPLAGKLVDLYGSAEVTKKIAFAYGATLVALAVAPNVWLLGLSLFLFGAAHGSMDVSMNAWAGEVERYLKKPIMSSFHAMWSLGTGAGAASGYVAVRLGAEPMLHFLVAASLCLALSLYFGLIPWKSPVAAGQKTDASEATPEAKPASAKKKRFPLPQGALALAGIIGFCSALGEGGMADWSAIFLVQVTAVDDGIAALGFATFSVVMVGMRLVGDRIITRLGAVRAARLSSLAAASGSLLAILAGTLPAALCGFALMGVGYALIFPLIFSRAANDDKLSPGAAIAAVATFGYGGGLLGPVLIGLLADIFFIRWAFLLLSALALVIAILAPVLAPPADNGSR from the coding sequence ATGTCTGAGACAGTCATGCAGCCTGCAGGATATTCCGGCTGGCGCACCCCACGCCGCGCCGTCGTGGCGATGTTCTTTCTCAATGGCTCGCTTTATGGCATCTGGGCCTCGCGCGTGCCGGCCATCGCCGAAATGCATCAATTAAGCGAATCCCTTCTTGGCATCCTGCTGCTCAGCATGGCGGCCGGTGCCATCGTCTCCTTCCCGCTGGCAGGCAAGTTGGTCGATCTGTATGGCTCCGCCGAAGTGACCAAAAAGATTGCCTTTGCCTATGGCGCAACCCTCGTGGCTTTGGCCGTTGCCCCCAATGTCTGGCTGCTGGGCCTGTCTCTCTTCCTGTTTGGCGCTGCCCATGGGTCGATGGATGTCAGCATGAATGCGTGGGCAGGCGAGGTGGAGCGCTATCTCAAAAAACCGATCATGTCATCGTTCCACGCCATGTGGAGCCTTGGCACAGGGGCGGGCGCCGCCTCCGGATATGTGGCAGTCCGGCTTGGAGCGGAACCGATGCTCCATTTTCTGGTCGCCGCCAGCCTTTGTCTGGCCCTGTCTCTTTATTTCGGCCTCATCCCGTGGAAATCGCCCGTCGCCGCCGGACAGAAGACGGATGCCTCTGAGGCAACCCCTGAAGCGAAACCGGCCAGCGCAAAGAAAAAACGCTTCCCACTGCCACAAGGTGCTTTGGCACTGGCAGGCATTATCGGCTTTTGCTCGGCGCTCGGAGAAGGGGGCATGGCCGACTGGAGTGCCATTTTCCTCGTTCAGGTCACGGCGGTCGATGACGGCATCGCGGCACTGGGCTTTGCCACTTTCTCGGTGGTCATGGTAGGCATGCGTCTGGTCGGTGACAGGATCATCACCCGCTTGGGGGCTGTACGGGCGGCCCGGTTGAGCAGCCTTGCCGCGGCCAGTGGTTCCCTGCTGGCGATCCTTGCCGGAACTCTGCCCGCCGCCCTTTGCGGTTTTGCTCTGATGGGGGTCGGCTATGCCCTGATCTTCCCGCTGATTTTTTCGCGCGCGGCCAATGATGACAAGCTCTCACCCGGTGCGGCCATTGCGGCAGTGGCGACCTTTGGCTATGGCGGTGGGCTGCTCGGGCCAGTATTGATTGGCTTGCTGGCCGATATCTTCTTCATCCGATGGGCTTTTTTGCTGCTCTCCGCGCTGGCATTGGTGATTGCGATCCTCGCCCCGGTGCTTGCCCCACCAGCAGACAATGGCTCCAGATGA
- a CDS encoding DeoR/GlpR family DNA-binding transcription regulator — protein sequence MSELALNNPLVRQDLLRKRLQDGTQLVAADLAGEFGISLDTIRRDLLMLEQQGYAQRVRGGAVPATKPLQPLRQRRQSPDRDVSALANAALPHIKPGMSLILDGGTTLAKLAERIEPTPDLLVITPSPVIATILLDKDIPTYLLGGRISQWGGVAVGREAERALADMAVDLAFLGVCGLDDTFGLSSDDCDEAALQLSMARAARSTAVICRKEKLGRKARHRVLDPDQLSFVITDADAASMLPFKEVGAEIIHV from the coding sequence ATGTCCGAACTGGCCTTGAACAATCCGCTTGTGCGTCAGGATTTGCTGCGCAAACGTCTTCAGGACGGCACCCAGCTGGTGGCCGCCGATCTGGCGGGTGAATTTGGCATCTCTCTGGATACGATCCGGCGTGACCTGCTGATGCTGGAACAACAAGGATATGCCCAGCGGGTGCGGGGCGGTGCCGTGCCTGCCACCAAGCCCCTGCAGCCCCTGCGCCAACGGCGGCAAAGCCCGGACAGGGATGTTTCGGCGCTTGCCAATGCCGCTTTGCCGCACATAAAGCCGGGCATGAGCCTCATCCTTGACGGTGGCACAACCCTCGCCAAACTGGCGGAACGGATTGAGCCAACGCCGGATCTGCTGGTCATCACACCCTCGCCTGTCATTGCCACCATCCTTCTGGACAAAGATATCCCGACCTATCTGCTGGGGGGCCGGATCAGTCAATGGGGTGGTGTCGCTGTGGGCCGAGAGGCAGAGCGGGCCTTGGCCGATATGGCGGTGGATCTGGCCTTTCTTGGTGTTTGCGGTCTTGATGATACCTTCGGCCTGAGCTCCGATGATTGCGACGAGGCCGCCCTGCAATTGTCCATGGCTCGGGCGGCACGCAGCACGGCGGTCATTTGCCGCAAGGAAAAGCTCGGCCGCAAGGCCCGCCATCGGGTGCTTGACCCGGATCAGCTTTCTTTCGTCATCACCGATGCCGACGCGGCATCCATGCTGCCTTTCAAAGAGGTTGGAGCGGAGATCATCCATGTCTGA
- a CDS encoding Gfo/Idh/MocA family protein, translated as MIRWGILSTAKIAREHLVPAIQQARNGTLQAVASRHQDKADAFARQFGIPEAFGSYEAMLASDSIDAVYVPLPTSQHVEWSLKALAAGKHVLCEKPISLHAKEIEPIIAERNRTGLLASEAFMVTYHPQWHKVRALLADGAIGTLRHIQGAFTYFNVDPSNMRNQLELGGGGLPDIGVYPTVTARFATGKDPVRARASIIRDPNFGTDIYANCQYDFGSFDMTFYCGTQLAARQVMVFHGDKGFIEVTAPFNADLYEAVDVCLYNASHSEVQRWNFRGINQYREEIETIGDHLAGKTKEIFSLESSVINQAAIDALYEADLTDGWVTI; from the coding sequence ATGATCCGTTGGGGAATCCTGAGCACAGCAAAAATCGCCCGAGAGCATTTGGTCCCGGCCATTCAACAGGCCCGCAATGGCACTTTGCAGGCCGTTGCCAGCCGCCATCAGGACAAGGCCGATGCCTTTGCCCGGCAGTTTGGTATTCCGGAGGCCTTTGGCAGCTACGAGGCGATGCTGGCAAGTGACAGCATTGATGCGGTCTATGTGCCGCTGCCGACCTCGCAGCATGTGGAATGGAGCCTGAAAGCGCTTGCGGCGGGCAAGCATGTGCTGTGCGAGAAGCCGATTTCACTGCATGCCAAGGAGATCGAACCGATCATTGCCGAGCGCAACCGCACTGGTCTGTTGGCGAGCGAAGCCTTCATGGTCACCTATCATCCGCAATGGCATAAAGTTCGCGCCTTGTTGGCGGACGGGGCCATCGGCACGCTGCGGCATATTCAGGGGGCCTTCACCTATTTCAATGTCGATCCGTCCAACATGCGCAACCAGTTGGAGCTGGGCGGCGGCGGCCTGCCGGATATCGGCGTTTATCCGACCGTTACGGCACGCTTTGCCACCGGCAAAGATCCGGTTCGGGCGCGGGCCTCGATCATTCGGGATCCGAACTTCGGTACCGATATCTATGCCAATTGCCAGTATGATTTTGGCAGTTTCGACATGACCTTTTATTGCGGCACCCAGCTGGCAGCGCGTCAGGTGATGGTGTTCCATGGGGACAAGGGCTTCATCGAAGTGACAGCGCCTTTCAATGCCGACCTTTATGAAGCGGTGGATGTTTGCCTTTACAATGCCAGCCATTCCGAAGTGCAACGCTGGAATTTCCGCGGCATCAATCAGTATCGCGAAGAAATCGAGACGATCGGCGATCATCTGGCAGGAAAGACCAAGGAAATTTTCAGCCTTGAAAGCTCGGTCATCAATCAGGCGGCGATCGACGCCCTGTATGAAGCCGACCTCACCGATGGCTGGGTGACAATCTGA
- a CDS encoding acetate uptake transporter, whose product MSSKGAINANPAVVGLGGFALTTFLLQIHNLGLIETGPVVWVGFIYGGLAQMIAGFQEQKTGNHFGYSAFASYGAFWIALCLIFMGNHYGVFASSATDIGWFLVAWTIYTVFMMMGAIRVHGAMATTFALLLAGFILLDIGHFGFPVMNTVAAFVLIGCAFGAWYMMIGAILKDVYGHEILPMGKPWVQNHPAELLGQSKKPPMAPAE is encoded by the coding sequence ATGTCTTCTAAAGGTGCTATCAATGCAAACCCTGCCGTTGTCGGTCTGGGTGGCTTTGCCCTTACCACTTTCTTGCTGCAAATCCACAATCTCGGCCTGATTGAAACCGGCCCTGTTGTCTGGGTTGGTTTCATCTATGGCGGTCTTGCCCAGATGATTGCTGGCTTCCAGGAGCAGAAAACGGGTAACCATTTCGGTTACAGTGCCTTCGCTTCCTATGGTGCATTCTGGATCGCCCTGTGCCTGATCTTCATGGGCAACCATTATGGCGTTTTCGCAAGCTCGGCCACCGATATTGGCTGGTTCCTCGTTGCCTGGACCATCTACACCGTCTTCATGATGATGGGTGCGATCCGTGTCCACGGCGCCATGGCAACCACTTTCGCGCTGCTGCTGGCTGGCTTCATCCTGCTTGATATTGGCCACTTTGGCTTCCCAGTGATGAACACCGTTGCTGCCTTCGTTCTGATCGGCTGTGCCTTCGGCGCATGGTACATGATGATCGGCGCCATCCTGAAGGATGTCTATGGCCACGAAATTCTGCCAATGGGCAAGCCGTGGGTACAGAATCATCCAGCCGAGTTGCTCGGTCAGAGCAAAAAGCCTCCAATGGCTCCGGCTGAATAA
- a CDS encoding alanine/glycine:cation symporter family protein — protein sequence MQYIESFFGLIGDLTWGWSLIPLLVVFGIFITALTGFVQFEFFGRMFRVLSGKNQSADPNAITARAALLLSVGGRVGGGNIAGVAVAITLGGSGAVFWMWAIALVGMATSLVECSLAQLYKRREPDGHFRGGPARSIIFGLGANYRWLAVLYGVCLIAAFGFGFNAFQGNTVAGALVDSVGISRYITGAGLAIVTAFIVFGGIKRIAKAADVVVPIMAVGYITMALVVIVLNITEVPRILTDIVMNAFGLKEAVGGGMGAAIAQGLRRGLFSNEAGLGSAPNVAATAHVRHPISQGITQSLSVFIDTIFICSCTAFVILLGNVYVPGAENIDGVVLTQQSLVYHLGEWSQYYLSLMILLFAFSSIIYNYYLGENALTVITSSAASLTILRILVVCVVFLGAVAPGATSVFFFSDPLMGVLAVVNLVVIMMLLPTCLRILKDFRDQLKAGVERPVFDPDKFPDLNVDRTAWNEYSGK from the coding sequence ATGCAATATATTGAGAGCTTCTTCGGCCTGATCGGCGATCTCACTTGGGGGTGGTCTCTGATCCCGCTTCTGGTCGTCTTTGGTATTTTCATCACTGCATTGACCGGATTCGTCCAGTTCGAGTTTTTTGGTCGCATGTTCCGGGTCCTGTCTGGCAAGAACCAGTCCGCAGATCCGAATGCCATTACCGCACGCGCAGCCCTGCTGCTGTCCGTTGGTGGGCGTGTTGGTGGCGGCAACATTGCCGGTGTGGCCGTGGCCATCACCCTTGGCGGGTCTGGGGCGGTCTTCTGGATGTGGGCCATTGCTCTGGTCGGCATGGCCACCAGCCTTGTTGAATGCTCTCTGGCCCAGCTTTACAAGCGACGCGAGCCCGACGGGCATTTTCGTGGCGGCCCGGCCCGTTCCATCATCTTTGGTCTCGGGGCCAACTATCGCTGGCTGGCGGTCCTTTATGGTGTCTGCCTGATTGCCGCCTTTGGCTTTGGCTTCAACGCCTTCCAGGGCAACACGGTTGCCGGTGCTCTGGTCGATTCCGTAGGCATCAGCCGCTACATCACCGGTGCAGGTCTCGCCATCGTGACTGCCTTCATTGTCTTTGGTGGCATCAAGCGCATCGCCAAAGCCGCCGACGTTGTCGTCCCGATCATGGCCGTAGGCTATATCACCATGGCACTCGTTGTTATCGTGTTGAACATCACCGAAGTGCCACGGATCCTGACCGACATCGTGATGAATGCCTTTGGTCTGAAGGAAGCCGTGGGCGGTGGCATGGGGGCCGCGATTGCGCAGGGGCTGCGCCGTGGGCTCTTCTCCAACGAGGCCGGTCTGGGGTCTGCACCGAACGTCGCTGCAACGGCCCATGTGCGCCATCCGATCAGTCAGGGCATCACCCAGTCGCTGTCGGTCTTCATCGATACCATTTTCATTTGCTCTTGCACTGCCTTTGTCATTCTGTTGGGCAATGTCTATGTGCCGGGTGCGGAGAATATCGACGGTGTGGTACTCACCCAGCAGTCTCTGGTTTACCATCTCGGTGAATGGTCGCAATATTATCTCTCCCTGATGATCCTGCTGTTTGCCTTCAGCTCCATCATCTACAATTACTATCTGGGTGAGAATGCACTGACCGTCATCACTTCAAGTGCGGCTTCTCTGACGATCCTGCGCATATTGGTGGTTTGCGTTGTCTTCCTTGGGGCTGTTGCACCGGGTGCGACCTCGGTCTTCTTCTTCTCCGATCCGCTGATGGGTGTGCTGGCCGTGGTCAACCTTGTGGTGATCATGATGCTGCTGCCGACTTGCCTGCGAATCCTGAAGGATTTCCGGGATCAGTTGAAAGCGGGCGTCGAGCGTCCGGTCTTTGATCCGGACAAGTTCCCCGATCTCAATGTTGATCGCACCGCATGGAATGAATATAGCGGCAAGTAA
- a CDS encoding tripartite tricarboxylate transporter permease, translating to METFSSLADGFVVAMTWQNLLLALLGCFLGTVMGALPGLGPSNGVAILIPLAFTLGLGATPSLILLTSVYYGAMYGGRISSILLNIPGDAPALMTCIDGHPMAKQGRGGEALALSGFASFFGSFMATIGLVLLAPQLVKIALAFGPAEYFALFVLAFATLGGVSSKNQGKAALAAMLGLGLAMVGVDTQTGVPRFTFGMVHFYDGIDFLVAIVGLFALSEVFIFIEHRHGASDVEGKKVELGRLTPSKQTMKSSIMPTIRSTIVGFIAGVLPGAGASLGSFLSYSMEKRICDKDGTFGNGDPRGVAAPEAGNNAAAGGALVPMLALGVPGSGTTAVLLAVLLALNITPGPLLFNNNPDVVWGLIAALFIANIILLLLNIPFVGIFIRILLVPPRILMPAVAMISFVGIYGIAGSSFDLTIMVMFGIIGWALRKLDVPLVPVILGVLLGNNMEVNLRRAVTISDGDWSVLFQSPLSLSLWAVAVIGFVLPIFVGRILPKKMKKLAKEAEEEIAP from the coding sequence ATGGAAACCTTCTCCTCGCTTGCCGATGGCTTCGTGGTTGCGATGACATGGCAGAATTTGCTTCTGGCTCTGCTGGGTTGCTTTCTGGGCACCGTCATGGGGGCCCTGCCGGGTCTTGGTCCCTCGAACGGCGTTGCCATTCTCATTCCGCTGGCCTTTACCCTTGGTCTTGGTGCCACGCCCTCGTTGATTCTGCTGACATCGGTTTATTATGGCGCCATGTATGGCGGTCGTATTTCCTCGATCCTGCTCAACATTCCCGGTGATGCACCGGCCTTGATGACTTGTATCGATGGCCATCCGATGGCCAAGCAGGGACGTGGTGGTGAAGCGCTTGCCCTTTCCGGCTTCGCGTCTTTCTTCGGCTCCTTCATGGCCACGATCGGGCTGGTTCTGCTGGCACCTCAGCTGGTGAAAATCGCTCTGGCCTTCGGGCCTGCGGAATATTTCGCCCTGTTCGTGCTGGCCTTTGCCACCCTTGGCGGTGTGTCGTCGAAAAACCAGGGCAAAGCCGCACTCGCCGCGATGCTCGGGCTTGGCCTCGCCATGGTGGGCGTTGACACCCAGACCGGTGTGCCGCGCTTTACCTTCGGCATGGTTCATTTCTACGACGGCATCGACTTCCTGGTTGCCATCGTCGGTCTGTTTGCCCTCTCTGAAGTCTTTATCTTCATCGAGCATCGTCACGGTGCGTCTGATGTGGAAGGCAAAAAGGTCGAACTGGGTCGCCTGACCCCGTCAAAGCAGACCATGAAAAGCAGCATCATGCCAACCATCCGCTCGACGATCGTTGGCTTCATTGCCGGGGTTCTGCCCGGTGCCGGTGCGTCGCTTGGCTCTTTCCTGTCCTATTCGATGGAAAAGCGCATTTGCGACAAGGATGGTACCTTCGGCAATGGCGATCCTCGCGGTGTTGCTGCGCCTGAAGCTGGCAACAACGCTGCCGCAGGTGGTGCCTTGGTGCCAATGCTGGCGCTTGGTGTGCCCGGTTCCGGCACCACGGCCGTGCTGCTCGCCGTTCTGCTGGCCCTGAACATCACCCCCGGCCCATTGTTGTTCAACAACAATCCGGATGTGGTCTGGGGTTTGATTGCGGCTTTGTTCATTGCCAACATCATCCTGTTGCTGCTGAATATTCCATTCGTCGGGATCTTCATCCGCATCCTGCTGGTCCCGCCGCGGATCCTGATGCCTGCGGTTGCCATGATCAGCTTTGTCGGTATTTATGGCATTGCCGGGTCGAGCTTCGATTTGACCATCATGGTTATGTTCGGCATCATTGGCTGGGCGCTTAGAAAGCTGGATGTGCCCTTGGTGCCTGTGATTCTGGGCGTTCTGCTGGGCAACAATATGGAAGTGAACTTGCGTCGCGCGGTCACCATCTCGGATGGCGACTGGTCGGTGCTGTTCCAAAGCCCATTGTCACTCAGCCTCTGGGCTGTGGCTGTCATCGGCTTCGTTCTGCCGATCTTCGTCGGTCGCATCCTGCCCAAGAAAATGAAGAAGCTTGCCAAAGAAGCAGAAGAAGAGATTGCACCCTAA